A single genomic interval of Veillonellaceae bacterium harbors:
- a CDS encoding DUF4177 domain-containing protein, protein MREYKVLEVKRKGLLGTSRLDAERLEEILNEQAQNGWIFDKHLAGETLILDKDTVMLVFYREN, encoded by the coding sequence TTGCGGGAATATAAAGTTTTAGAAGTTAAAAGAAAAGGGCTATTAGGAACTTCACGTTTAGATGCAGAGCGTCTTGAGGAGATTCTTAATGAACAAGCCCAGAATGGCTGGATTTTCGACAAGCATTTAGCAGGAGAAACATTAATTCTCGATAAAGATACTGTTATGCTGGTTTTTTATAGGGAAAATTAG
- a CDS encoding N-acetyltransferase, whose amino-acid sequence MNIRIRKETERDYRNVEDLVQKAFQEAQFSDHSEHLLVSRLRKSNAFIAELSLVAEKAGLLVGHILFSKVRIVNERKIVESLALAPVAVLPEYQNKGVGKLLIREGLRIAQELGFESVIVLGHEHYYPRFGFKPARSWGIKLPFTVPEENFMALELKEGALDDAAGVVEYPQEFNIIGN is encoded by the coding sequence ATGAATATTAGAATAAGAAAAGAGACAGAGCGCGATTATCGAAATGTAGAAGATCTAGTTCAAAAAGCCTTTCAAGAGGCACAATTTAGTGATCATAGTGAACATCTGCTGGTAAGCAGACTAAGAAAAAGTAACGCTTTTATAGCAGAGTTATCTTTGGTAGCTGAAAAAGCCGGACTGTTAGTAGGACATATTCTGTTTTCAAAGGTTAGAATTGTTAACGAAAGAAAGATAGTAGAATCACTAGCTTTAGCCCCAGTTGCAGTTTTGCCGGAGTACCAGAATAAAGGTGTTGGCAAGCTGCTAATTCGGGAAGGCCTAAGAATTGCGCAAGAACTAGGATTTGAGTCTGTCATTGTTTTAGGACATGAACACTATTATCCAAGGTTTGGCTTTAAGCCGGCTCGGTCTTGGGGAATCAAGCTTCCATTCACGGTGCCGGAAGAAAATTTTATGGCTTTGGAGCTAAAGGAGGGTGCCTTAGATGATGCTGCGGGCGTTGTAGAGTATCCGCAAGAATTTAATATTATAGGAAATTAA
- a CDS encoding sporulation protein: MRKIRTTTAAILSALFIATATVPAAAAPTLYYSSQQQKNAYQQFNQYLISKGYQPYNLVQKPVSQTKPAPAPAPQPTPVPDNNPAPQQTNTKDDQLTASITAQEQQMVDLVNKERINRGLKPLTIDMRLVTAARMKSMDMIENNYFGHQSPVYGSPFDLLKSQGITYKTAGENIAGNSSVTRAHTGLMNSSGHRANILNANYTKIGIGIIKSGPYGMMITQLFIR, from the coding sequence GTGAGAAAAATTCGTACTACAACGGCTGCCATTCTATCAGCTTTGTTCATTGCTACCGCCACTGTGCCGGCAGCAGCAGCTCCGACTCTCTATTACTCATCACAACAGCAAAAGAATGCCTATCAACAGTTTAACCAATACCTTATTAGCAAAGGTTATCAACCTTACAATCTAGTACAAAAACCAGTTTCGCAGACTAAACCTGCACCTGCTCCGGCGCCGCAGCCGACTCCCGTTCCTGACAATAATCCAGCACCACAGCAAACAAATACTAAGGATGACCAGCTAACAGCTTCTATCACAGCCCAAGAACAGCAGATGGTTGACCTCGTAAATAAAGAACGCATCAACCGCGGCTTAAAACCACTCACAATAGATATGCGTTTGGTTACAGCCGCTCGTATGAAAAGCATGGATATGATCGAAAACAACTATTTTGGGCATCAATCTCCAGTATACGGATCTCCGTTTGACCTTCTCAAATCTCAGGGTATTACCTATAAAACTGCCGGTGAAAACATTGCTGGTAACTCATCTGTTACTAGAGCTCACACAGGCCTTATGAACTCTTCAGGCCATCGCGCTAACATTCTCAATGCTAATTATACAAAAATCGGCATTGGTATAATTAAAAGCGGGCCCTACGGTATGATGATTACTCAATTATTTATTCGCTAA
- a CDS encoding sulfatase-like hydrolase/transferase — MLLAVMLISFRKHIALVRQSVQDYRPIMVTAILWIAISIIIIKSLNLNFSAITIMSVLTGVINNIIFVLLAGYIYTKWSNKLSKTIYFLSYFFTILLFYSDTIYFFVTSTHIERVVFDNLNNYSIMGVLYTTDKIVLLGILLSFSVLMLLFQTPKKTGCLHTKNVCTLIAICILANLINIGTAYVYPKALVANGFYEEGEIEKSRNLSRDMISESVTINLIGEFLKNDAIQVNASSQLYRVAFTEEETRLLSELKIAVNEKPVSTQKTFPYEKIVVIIAESFHRDYLHFYNPKIPAETTQFLDGLLAKYPHSDYYYTSNKPTTQGLNSMFLSQSIYSDDQSFDNNVTLFKTLENNGYDTVFLEATSQYYNDEFRAYKKRFGMQLYRAKEDLERQGYVGSSGWGFHNDVMYEETIRLLEENRNNKIFIVTKMIDSHQPYPYCGFTNDNIPMTINEQKKNLYLKAIYWENISLQKFFSDLENRNLMDDKTLIIFTSDHNPHPSQDDNYKGLGNGYLQMTLAPIPLIFVSTNLQPFADFNSSTFASQIDFAPTLLGILGIPSPPEFSGKNIINTPAEQSYAIGFLGETIYYWSSDRQIKTDMYSGKNQNSQEKALIHWVQDLYVRYFHGNSINGQ; from the coding sequence ATGTTATTAGCAGTCATGTTAATTTCTTTTCGAAAACATATTGCGCTCGTCAGACAAAGTGTACAAGATTACCGTCCAATAATGGTTACGGCAATTCTATGGATAGCCATCTCAATTATTATTATCAAATCATTAAATTTAAATTTTAGCGCAATAACTATAATGTCAGTTCTTACAGGTGTGATTAATAATATTATATTCGTCCTACTTGCCGGCTACATATATACTAAATGGAGTAATAAACTGTCTAAAACTATATACTTTTTGTCATATTTTTTTACCATTTTATTGTTTTATAGCGATACAATATATTTTTTTGTTACATCAACGCATATTGAAAGAGTCGTTTTTGACAATTTAAATAATTATTCAATAATGGGTGTACTATATACTACTGATAAGATTGTTTTACTAGGCATATTATTAAGCTTTTCCGTTCTAATGTTATTATTTCAAACTCCGAAAAAGACAGGCTGTTTGCATACAAAAAATGTCTGTACTCTTATTGCGATCTGCATCTTGGCTAACCTTATTAATATTGGTACTGCTTACGTATACCCAAAAGCACTGGTGGCTAATGGTTTTTATGAGGAAGGAGAAATAGAAAAATCAAGAAATTTATCACGCGATATGATATCTGAGTCTGTGACTATAAACTTAATAGGAGAGTTTTTAAAAAATGACGCTATACAAGTGAACGCCTCTAGCCAGCTTTACCGTGTAGCATTTACAGAAGAGGAAACGCGACTATTGAGTGAGTTGAAAATTGCGGTTAATGAAAAACCTGTTTCAACTCAAAAGACTTTTCCATATGAAAAAATAGTTGTAATTATCGCTGAATCTTTCCATCGAGATTATTTACATTTCTATAATCCAAAAATTCCAGCTGAGACGACTCAATTTTTAGATGGTTTATTGGCCAAATATCCCCATTCCGATTACTATTACACTTCCAACAAGCCTACAACTCAGGGCCTCAATTCAATGTTTCTCTCCCAGTCGATTTATTCAGACGATCAATCTTTCGATAATAATGTCACGTTATTTAAAACTCTTGAGAATAACGGTTACGATACAGTGTTTTTGGAGGCTACCAGCCAATATTATAATGATGAATTCCGAGCATATAAAAAACGTTTTGGGATGCAGCTTTACAGAGCGAAAGAAGATCTTGAACGACAAGGATATGTTGGAAGCAGCGGCTGGGGCTTCCATAATGACGTTATGTACGAAGAAACAATCAGGCTATTGGAGGAAAATCGTAATAATAAAATTTTCATAGTTACTAAGATGATCGATTCGCATCAGCCATATCCATATTGCGGGTTTACTAATGATAATATTCCGATGACTATCAATGAGCAAAAGAAAAATCTTTATCTTAAAGCAATTTACTGGGAAAATATTTCCTTGCAAAAATTTTTCAGTGATCTTGAAAACCGGAATTTAATGGACGATAAGACTCTTATCATCTTCACAAGCGATCACAATCCCCATCCGAGTCAGGATGACAATTACAAGGGGCTTGGTAATGGATATCTGCAAATGACCTTGGCTCCCATTCCCCTTATCTTTGTTAGCACAAATTTGCAGCCATTTGCCGATTTTAATAGTTCAACATTTGCGAGTCAGATTGATTTTGCCCCTACACTTTTAGGGATATTAGGCATTCCTTCGCCGCCTGAATTTTCCGGGAAAAATATAATTAATACTCCGGCGGAGCAAAGTTATGCAATAGGATTTCTGGGAGAAACAATTTATTACTGGTCAAGCGACCGCCAAATAAAAACTGATATGTATAGCGGAAAAAATCAAAATTCCCAGGAAAAAGCATTGATTCATTGGGTTCAAGATTTATATGTCAGATACTTTCATGGTAATTCTATCAATGGCCAGTAG
- a CDS encoding metallophosphoesterase family protein, with product MKRLILGLMFVCLATVIYLLSVPTTVNIGYYTDVGNIMHVITADMKHDRMISWKSQIIGESGNLEIRPKQSNKITRIKAEAVELPSYNGGKPFTLYTSHIRNLTVGTDYEYRVSVGKRQSAWKEFRTEPDSTLFKALIFGDSQSLNYEDWAKTAQIAWKNNADVAFFINMGDLVDNGQDELQWNAWFDGAAGLLEAIPIVPIMGNHEAYSLDWNMAKPNYYLSLFALPVNGPAGLERYAYSYDYGDVHFVVLNTQLKELREWYPDLLEQQKKWLIEDLSKTQKKWKVVLMHRGVWIYPFNGPLDECGQTFVPVFDKYNVDLVFIGHVHSYARTKALKNGKLDPSGTIYISTGRSGDKVWEKSPQKPVDEIYYNPLDMPNYLVFEASNDTLKVAAFKLNGELIDQTEIKKQ from the coding sequence ATGAAAAGACTTATCTTGGGGCTTATGTTTGTTTGCCTCGCAACTGTTATATATCTTTTATCTGTACCTACAACAGTGAATATCGGTTATTATACTGATGTAGGTAATATCATGCACGTAATTACAGCGGATATGAAGCACGACCGGATGATTTCATGGAAGTCGCAAATAATTGGTGAGTCCGGGAATTTAGAGATACGCCCCAAGCAGTCGAATAAAATTACAAGGATTAAAGCAGAGGCGGTGGAACTGCCTTCGTATAATGGCGGCAAGCCCTTCACGCTTTACACGTCGCATATTAGAAACCTTACGGTTGGAACTGACTATGAATATCGTGTCTCCGTTGGAAAACGACAATCTGCATGGAAAGAATTCAGGACGGAACCAGATTCAACATTATTTAAGGCGCTTATTTTTGGTGATTCACAGTCCTTAAATTATGAAGATTGGGCTAAAACAGCTCAGATAGCGTGGAAGAATAATGCAGATGTAGCATTTTTTATTAATATGGGCGATCTCGTTGATAATGGGCAAGACGAATTGCAGTGGAATGCCTGGTTTGATGGAGCAGCCGGTCTTTTGGAAGCAATACCTATAGTGCCGATCATGGGAAATCATGAGGCATATAGTCTTGACTGGAATATGGCCAAACCTAACTACTATCTTTCGCTTTTCGCTCTTCCGGTGAATGGTCCGGCAGGCCTAGAACGATACGCTTATTCCTATGATTATGGCGATGTCCATTTTGTTGTACTCAACACACAGCTAAAAGAGCTGCGGGAGTGGTACCCTGACTTGTTAGAGCAACAAAAGAAATGGCTTATAGAAGACCTTTCCAAAACCCAGAAAAAGTGGAAGGTAGTACTTATGCATCGTGGGGTGTGGATATATCCTTTTAATGGGCCGCTAGATGAGTGTGGCCAAACCTTTGTACCAGTGTTTGATAAATATAATGTTGACCTCGTATTTATTGGACATGTGCATTCCTATGCGCGGACCAAGGCACTGAAAAATGGTAAACTCGATCCATCAGGTACTATCTATATTTCGACTGGACGCAGCGGTGATAAGGTATGGGAAAAGTCTCCGCAAAAACCGGTGGACGAAATTTATTATAATCCGCTCGATATGCCGAATTACCTTGTGTTTGAAGCCTCTAATGATACCCTTAAAGTCGCTGCTTTTAAGCTGAATGGTGAGCTTATTGATCAAACTGAAATAAAAAAGCAATAG
- a CDS encoding Na+/H+ antiporter subunit G produces MGVSNLIELCIAIIILIGTIFGFLSAIGFMRLPDVYNRAHALSKSSTLGILFVLLGTFLFFLFVEGYFSIKLFLGIFFVFLTSPVSSHVICRAAYRSNVVLAPGSVQDDLKEVIEKHTRGNTCDTRDGVDLEKM; encoded by the coding sequence TTGGGCGTAAGCAATCTGATTGAATTATGCATCGCAATCATTATTCTAATTGGGACTATATTTGGTTTCCTTAGTGCCATTGGTTTTATGCGCTTACCAGATGTTTATAATCGTGCTCATGCTCTTTCAAAAAGCTCAACCCTAGGCATTTTATTCGTTCTTCTTGGGACATTTCTTTTTTTTCTATTTGTAGAGGGATATTTTAGTATAAAATTATTTCTAGGGATATTCTTTGTATTTCTTACCTCTCCTGTCTCCAGTCATGTAATTTGCCGAGCTGCTTATCGTTCAAATGTAGTACTGGCTCCTGGAAGTGTTCAGGATGATTTGAAGGAAGTAATAGAAAAACATACACGAGGCAATACATGTGACACAAGAGACGGTGTCGATTTGGAAAAAATGTAA
- a CDS encoding Na(+)/H(+) antiporter subunit F1, with the protein MNKWILVISLCFLTLSILIIIYRLIKGPTPPERVQALDVLGSYIIAGVAIFSVLIRSTAFFEVILLIGILSFIGTIAFARYIERGVVIGRKQSD; encoded by the coding sequence ATGAACAAGTGGATACTAGTTATTTCGTTATGTTTTCTAACACTCTCTATATTGATAATAATATATCGTTTAATAAAGGGGCCTACACCTCCTGAAAGAGTTCAGGCATTAGATGTTTTAGGAAGCTATATTATTGCGGGAGTAGCGATTTTTTCTGTGTTAATCCGAAGCACAGCCTTTTTTGAAGTAATTCTGTTGATAGGAATACTGTCCTTTATCGGAACCATAGCCTTTGCAAGATATATTGAAAGGGGTGTTGTTATTGGGCGTAAGCAATCTGATTGA
- a CDS encoding Na+/H+ antiporter subunit E, whose product MPMQVLINLFIGFLWMFFQDNWSGLTFISGYLFGIFVLFILRRFLSSKFYLFTLKDVMKLFFIFIHELFASSIVVIQRIIRPKINIKPGIFSVETSLKGDVEVTLLALLLTLTPGSVVMEISSDNKVMYIHAMDIPEMSDSVLRSKGKFEEAIKKVSRA is encoded by the coding sequence ATGCCTATGCAAGTACTAATTAATTTATTTATTGGATTTTTGTGGATGTTCTTTCAAGATAATTGGAGCGGTTTAACCTTTATTAGTGGTTACTTATTCGGTATATTTGTGTTATTTATCTTACGGCGTTTTTTGTCTTCAAAATTCTATCTATTCACATTGAAAGATGTTATGAAACTCTTTTTTATTTTTATTCACGAACTATTTGCGTCAAGCATAGTGGTTATACAGAGAATCATAAGACCAAAAATTAATATCAAACCCGGAATTTTTTCTGTTGAAACTAGTTTGAAAGGGGACGTGGAAGTTACGTTACTGGCTCTGCTCCTTACTTTGACGCCGGGGTCAGTTGTGATGGAGATTTCTTCTGATAATAAGGTAATGTATATTCATGCTATGGATATTCCCGAGATGAGTGATTCGGTTCTGCGGTCCAAGGGTAAATTTGAAGAAGCAATAAAGAAGGTGTCAAGAGCATGA
- a CDS encoding Na+/H+ antiporter subunit D — translation MNNLIILPIIIPIIAGMIMVIFRYGVKLHRYLSIAATAIIAIVSIFLAEQVKASGIQTLQLGGWEAPFGITLVADMFALLLVFVTAIVTLCCLYYAFSSTDAERERNYFYPLSLFLIAGVNGSFLTGDIFNLFVCFEVMLVASYVLISLGGTKIQLRESVKYVLINMISSFLFLVAIAFLYAMTGTLNMAHLSMRIAEVGQGGLMTAVACLFLIVFSLKAGLFLFFWLPNSYSAPPTAVAAIFAALLTKVGIYAIIRLFSIIFYHEPYITHLFIGVLAAATMVLGAMGAVAYWDIRRIITYNVVVGVGFILAGFASFSLVGIRGSIYYLIHDMIVKALLFLLGGTIIHLTGTSKIGDMSGLIRLHPQLGWMFFIAALSLSGIPPLSGFVGKIFITEGTFHSGYFWLGGIGLLTSLMVLYSVMKIFMNVFWGYTNFTEETEKGTMAGLVLPLSILTALTIALGLGAEGIHEYVDLAVAGLIDPNMYLNAVLGDKFQQ, via the coding sequence ATGAATAATTTAATTATATTACCCATTATCATACCTATCATTGCTGGAATGATAATGGTTATTTTCAGATATGGGGTTAAACTGCACCGGTATTTAAGTATTGCAGCGACAGCAATTATTGCTATTGTATCGATATTTTTGGCTGAGCAAGTTAAAGCTTCAGGTATACAGACCTTACAATTAGGTGGATGGGAGGCACCATTTGGCATTACTCTAGTTGCAGATATGTTTGCATTATTACTTGTGTTTGTTACTGCTATTGTAACTTTATGTTGCTTGTACTATGCTTTTTCATCAACAGATGCAGAAAGAGAGAGGAATTACTTTTATCCTTTGAGTTTATTCCTAATAGCAGGGGTTAATGGTTCGTTCTTAACCGGTGATATTTTTAACTTGTTTGTTTGTTTTGAAGTCATGCTGGTGGCATCTTATGTATTAATTTCATTAGGGGGAACTAAGATTCAGCTCAGGGAGTCGGTGAAATATGTTCTAATCAACATGATTTCTTCCTTCTTATTCCTTGTGGCAATTGCATTCTTATATGCTATGACAGGCACCTTGAATATGGCTCATTTATCCATGCGGATAGCAGAAGTTGGACAAGGGGGGCTAATGACAGCAGTGGCCTGTTTATTTTTAATAGTTTTCAGCCTAAAAGCAGGCTTATTTCTTTTCTTTTGGCTTCCGAATTCTTATAGTGCTCCTCCAACCGCTGTAGCGGCCATCTTTGCCGCTTTATTGACAAAGGTCGGAATCTATGCGATTATCCGTTTGTTTTCCATTATTTTTTATCACGAACCCTACATTACTCACTTGTTTATAGGGGTCTTAGCAGCAGCGACCATGGTGCTCGGAGCAATGGGGGCTGTAGCTTATTGGGATATAAGAAGAATTATTACTTATAATGTAGTGGTAGGTGTTGGATTTATTTTAGCAGGTTTTGCTTCTTTTTCCTTGGTAGGAATAAGAGGTTCTATATATTATTTGATTCATGATATGATCGTCAAAGCTCTTCTTTTTCTTTTAGGAGGAACAATTATTCATCTAACAGGCACAAGTAAGATTGGAGATATGAGCGGCCTCATCCGCCTACATCCCCAATTGGGTTGGATGTTTTTCATTGCAGCATTATCCTTGTCCGGAATTCCACCGCTAAGCGGCTTTGTTGGTAAAATTTTCATTACCGAAGGGACTTTTCATTCGGGCTACTTCTGGCTAGGAGGGATAGGTCTATTAACAAGCCTTATGGTGTTATACTCTGTGATGAAAATTTTTATGAACGTTTTTTGGGGATATACTAATTTTACCGAAGAGACGGAAAAAGGAACCATGGCTGGATTAGTGTTGCCATTAAGTATTCTAACGGCTTTAACTATTGCTCTTGGATTAGGAGCGGAAGGAATTCATGAATATGTGGATCTGGCAGTAGCGGGATTAATAGATCCTAATATGTATTTAAATGCAGTGCTCGGCGATAAATTTCAGCAGTAA
- a CDS encoding Na(+)/H(+) antiporter subunit C translates to METSMSIIVGILFAIGTYLVLSKTLFRIILGTSIIGHGVNLLILTMGGLKKGAPPLLGFEATTFVDSLPQALLLTAIVINFATTALFLVLSYRTYKVLGTDDVEQLRGCEDE, encoded by the coding sequence ATGGAAACAAGCATGTCAATTATTGTCGGAATTCTATTTGCTATTGGAACTTACCTAGTCCTTTCTAAAACTTTGTTTCGGATTATTTTAGGCACATCTATTATCGGGCATGGAGTAAATTTACTGATTCTTACAATGGGCGGTTTAAAAAAAGGAGCTCCACCACTTCTTGGATTTGAGGCAACTACTTTTGTCGACTCCTTGCCTCAGGCCCTTTTGTTAACAGCTATTGTAATTAACTTTGCAACTACTGCCCTCTTTTTGGTGCTGAGTTATCGGACTTACAAAGTATTAGGGACCGATGATGTAGAGCAATTAAGGGGTTGTGAGGATGAATAA
- a CDS encoding Na(+)/H(+) antiporter subunit B: protein MKEPNDVILRTVTKVAVVIILTFAINLFVSGHHHPGGGFIGGLAFAAAIVLLFLVGSIEKVRNNLHVDFKVVSGIGVLISVFTGVSGMVTGEPFLNQVFGYVNLPIFGKTEMATAVLFDVGVALVVIGTSLTIIMSIGDDR from the coding sequence ATGAAGGAACCAAATGATGTCATTTTAAGGACAGTTACAAAAGTAGCGGTCGTTATCATACTTACCTTTGCTATTAATCTTTTTGTTTCAGGGCACCACCACCCAGGCGGAGGATTTATTGGAGGGCTGGCTTTTGCCGCAGCCATTGTTCTTCTCTTTCTCGTTGGCTCAATTGAGAAGGTCAGGAATAATTTGCATGTGGATTTTAAAGTGGTTTCCGGAATAGGGGTATTAATCTCTGTTTTCACAGGGGTGAGCGGGATGGTTACTGGAGAACCATTTTTAAACCAGGTATTCGGGTATGTTAATCTTCCGATTTTTGGTAAGACGGAGATGGCAACAGCTGTTTTGTTCGATGTAGGAGTTGCCCTGGTCGTGATAGGAACATCGTTGACCATCATTATGAGTATAGGTGATGATCGTTAA
- a CDS encoding Na+/H+ antiporter subunit A, producing MSYFYLVNVIPFIYALLIPVLHNKFNERIHTGWFVLLVPLAIFLHLCSYIPTIANGNTIYLTLSWIPSYNINGSANIDGLSLTFGLIISGIGFLVILYSIYYMSKLKEALQNFYIYLLLFMGAMLGLVFSDNIFVLYVFWEITSISSFLLIAYWFERAKSRSGAQKSLLITIFGGLSMLAGFILLSMVTDTYSIQEMIKKVDIVQSHFLFLPAMALVLLGAFTKSAQFPFSIWLPDAMEAPTPISAYLHSATMVKAGIYLVARFTPVFGGVGEWFWLVSGIGFITLLYGSINAVRQTDLKALLAYSTISQLGLIMSLLGLGSAALYFDVATDGAIYAIAVFAAIFHLVNHSTFKGCLFMVVGIIDHEIGTRDLKKLGGLMQFMPVSFLLTLAGTFAMAGIPPFNGFLSKELFFASVLNAAEMSFFNMKAWGIVLAVIAWLASVFTFIYSMKILFKTFLGNQKANKLKKKAHEAPAGMLLPPVILAGLIVAIFFYPNILSQYLLQPAWKAVLPTFAESTSLHIEISAWHGLNTALLMSIGVVLMGTLMYKNSKKWSSIYRFYPKVVTLNNAYLWIMEKMEEYSRRITERYMTGFVRDYLVYIFGFIIIAVGGATLLFKGIVFDFSQDAKVSFYELVLLLGVVVVSLTVIFAKTRLTSIIAVGALGFLVVFFFVLFRAPDLALTQLVVETITTTLFLLCFYHLPRLRQENNSIQFKAINALISIGVGIVISVVALSANGNRLFEPISGYYENSYELAGAKNIVNAILVDFRGFDTMLEILVLSMAGLGVYTLIKLRLAGRRENEGTK from the coding sequence TCTTGGATTCCATCATACAACATTAATGGGTCAGCGAATATTGATGGGTTGTCCCTAACCTTCGGTTTGATTATTAGCGGAATTGGTTTTCTTGTTATCTTGTACTCTATATATTATATGTCCAAATTAAAAGAGGCTTTGCAAAACTTTTATATATATTTGCTTTTATTTATGGGAGCAATGCTAGGACTTGTGTTTTCTGATAATATTTTTGTTTTATATGTTTTTTGGGAAATAACAAGTATTTCGTCATTCTTATTGATAGCATACTGGTTTGAGCGGGCAAAGTCGAGGTCTGGTGCCCAAAAATCCCTGTTGATTACCATTTTTGGTGGGCTATCAATGCTAGCCGGATTCATTCTGCTCTCGATGGTAACAGATACCTATAGCATTCAGGAAATGATCAAAAAGGTGGATATAGTTCAGTCACATTTTTTATTTTTACCCGCAATGGCTCTAGTTCTACTTGGAGCGTTTACAAAATCGGCACAATTTCCGTTTAGTATATGGTTACCCGATGCTATGGAGGCACCTACTCCGATAAGTGCGTATTTACACTCTGCCACTATGGTAAAAGCAGGGATATATTTAGTTGCCCGCTTCACTCCTGTTTTTGGCGGAGTTGGAGAGTGGTTTTGGTTAGTTTCAGGTATTGGTTTCATTACATTGTTATATGGTTCCATCAATGCAGTGAGACAGACGGACCTAAAAGCCTTATTGGCTTACTCGACTATTAGTCAGTTGGGCTTAATTATGAGTTTACTAGGATTGGGATCTGCAGCTTTATATTTTGATGTTGCTACCGATGGGGCGATATATGCTATAGCCGTCTTTGCAGCAATTTTCCATCTTGTTAACCATTCAACTTTTAAAGGTTGTCTTTTTATGGTAGTTGGAATTATTGACCATGAAATAGGAACTAGGGATCTTAAAAAATTAGGCGGCTTAATGCAATTTATGCCTGTATCCTTTCTGCTTACTTTGGCTGGAACTTTTGCTATGGCCGGAATACCTCCATTTAATGGCTTCCTAAGTAAGGAATTATTCTTTGCCTCTGTTTTGAATGCGGCCGAAATGTCCTTTTTTAACATGAAAGCTTGGGGAATAGTTCTGGCGGTTATTGCCTGGCTTGCAAGTGTATTCACGTTTATTTATAGTATGAAGATTCTTTTTAAAACGTTTTTAGGAAATCAAAAAGCTAATAAGTTAAAAAAGAAAGCACATGAAGCTCCAGCAGGTATGTTATTGCCTCCCGTGATATTGGCGGGCTTGATAGTGGCCATATTTTTCTACCCGAATATCTTGTCGCAATATTTATTGCAGCCTGCATGGAAAGCTGTCCTGCCCACTTTTGCCGAATCGACATCTTTACATATTGAAATTAGTGCTTGGCACGGTCTTAATACAGCATTGCTAATGAGCATTGGAGTAGTGCTTATGGGGACATTGATGTACAAAAATTCTAAAAAATGGTCCAGCATCTATCGTTTTTATCCCAAGGTAGTAACTTTGAACAATGCCTATCTATGGATTATGGAAAAAATGGAAGAATACTCGCGAAGAATAACTGAGCGATATATGACGGGCTTTGTTCGGGATTATCTTGTCTATATCTTCGGATTTATAATCATAGCAGTGGGCGGAGCTACCTTGTTATTTAAGGGAATAGTCTTTGATTTTTCACAAGATGCTAAAGTTAGTTTTTATGAGTTAGTGCTGCTGCTTGGAGTTGTTGTTGTTTCGTTAACCGTTATTTTTGCAAAAACAAGGCTGACTTCCATAATCGCAGTTGGTGCATTAGGCTTTCTTGTCGTTTTCTTTTTTGTCCTTTTCCGGGCACCTGACTTAGCGCTTACTCAATTAGTTGTGGAGACAATAACAACGACATTGTTTTTGTTGTGCTTTTATCATTTACCGCGACTTAGACAAGAAAATAACAGTATACAATTTAAAGCGATAAATGCGCTAATCTCTATTGGGGTTGGCATTGTGATATCAGTGGTAGCTTTGTCAGCAAACGGAAATCGATTATTTGAACCAATTTCAGGGTACTATGAAAATTCTTATGAACTTGCAGGAGCCAAAAATATTGTTAACGCAATCCTGGTAGATTTCCGTGGTTTTGATACAATGCTAGAAATTTTAGTACTATCCATGGCTGGATTAGGCGTATATACGCTGATAAAGCTGCGTTTGGCTGGGAGGAGAGAGAATGAAGGAACCAAATGA